The following nucleotide sequence is from Streptomyces pactum.
TCGTGCTTCAGGCATTGCTCGGCGATGCGCTCGGCCAGCGTCTCGATCAGGTCGACCGGCTCGCCCTCCACCACGGCCACGACCTCCTCGGCCACCACGCCGTAGTGCACGGTCTTCGTCAGGTCGTCACCGGCCGCCGCCGGGCGGGAGTCCAGGCCGAGCACCAGGTCGACCACGAAGGTCTGTCCCTCCGCGCGCTCATGCGGGAAAACCCCGTGGTAACCGCGGGCTCTGAGGCCACGCAGCGCGACTCGATCCACCTGAATCACTCCTGCTGTTCGTCGGTGCGGCGGTGTGCGCACCGGTGGGGCGGCGGCACCCGTTCCCCGGTGCGGGGCGGGGGTGACCCCGGTTCGAATCTACCTGCGAGTGTCCGGAGCACCCGCGTACGGGCCCGGAGCGGGCGCATCACACCGGACGGCAGCTCTCCCGGGAGAGCCTGCCCCGGGTCCCGTGCCTCACTCCTTACCCGTCCCGCCCGCGACTCGAACGAGTGGACGGCCCCCATTGTGCTGACACCGCCGTGGCGGCCGGGCGACGGCTCCGCGACGGTCCCGGGAACGGTCCCGCAACGGACCGCGACACCGACGGGACCACGGCACCGACGGGACCACGACACCGACGGGACGGGACCCGGGACGGAACGGGACCGGAGGGACAGGGGTGCGGGCACGTGGACGGGCCCGGACGGGCCCCCGGGCGAGCCCGTCACGGCCACCACCCGGCCCAGCCTGCATCGGCCGGGGTCACCGCCCGCCCAGCCGTCACCCGGCCGGGGCCACCGCCGGCCCGGCCGCCACCCGGCTCAGTCGCCGCCGGGTTCGGTCGGCTCCTCGGCGTCCTCCTCGGCCAGGACCGGGGAGCCGTGGTGGGACCACAGCCGCCAGCCGGCCGGGGTCCGGCGGAACACGTTGGTGGCCACCACCAGCTGGCCGATGAGCGGCCCCAGCTGCCCCTCCTCCTCGGCCGGCGCGCCGCTGAGGATGTTCTCGGTGCAGGTCACCAGCGCGGTGTCGCCCGCCACCGCCACCTCGACGTCCGTCAGGAAGAACTGGATGTAGTCGGTGTTCGCCATAATCAGGGCGTACGAGCGGAGCACCTCGCCGCGTCCGCGCAGCACCGGCCAGCCGGGGTGCACGCAGCTGATGTCGCCGTCCAGCCAGAGGCGTTCCAGGGCCTCCTGGTCGCCCCGCTCCAGCGCCTCGTACAGGGCGGTGTTCGCCAGCTCCACCTGCTCGGCGTCGGTCGGCGGAGTCACACCGCTCCCTCGACGGCCCGCACGACGCGCACCGCGTCCGCGCTGGCCCGTACCTCGTGCACCCGCACCGCCCAGGCCCCTTCCCGGGCCGCCAGGGCGGTGACCGCCGCGGTGGCCGCGTCCCGCTCCCGGGCGGGCGGCGGGCTGCCCCCCGGCCCGGCGAGCACCCGGCCCAGGAACCGCTTCCGGGAAGCGGCGACCAGCACCGGGCGGTCCAGCGCCCGCAGCTCGGCCAGATGGGCGACGAGGGCCAGGTCGTGCTCGGCGTCCTTGGCGAACCCCAGCCCCGGGTCCACCACGATCGCCTCCGGGGCGATGCCGCCGTCCACCGCCCGGTCCAGGCTCTCCCGCAGCTCGGCGACCACCTCGGCGACCACGTCCCGGTAGACCGCCCGCCTGACCATGTCGATCGACTGGCCGCGCCAGTGCATCACCACGAACGGCACCCCGGCCGCGGCCACCACCGGCACCATCGCCGGGTCCGCGCGTCCGCCGCTGACGTCGTTGACCAGCGCCGCACCAGCCGTCACCGCCTGCTCGGCGACCGAGGCGCGCATGGTGTCCACGCTCACCACGGCACCGGCGGCGGCCAGTTCACGCACCACCGGGACCACCCGGCGCAGCTCCTCGGCCTCGTCCACCCGGGAGGCGCCGGGCCGGGTGGACTCGCCGCCGACGTCGATCAGGTCGGCGCCCGCGGCGATCAGATCCAGACCGTGCTTGACGGCCAGCTCGGTGTCGAACCACTGGCCGCCGTCGGAGAACGAATCGGGCGTGACGTTCACCACGCCCATGACCGCGCACCGGTCCCATCGCGGCAGGCCGACCGGGCCGTCGGGGCGTCGCAACGTACTCATGGTGCTAAGCCTAGGCGGTGGCGCGCCGCCCACCCGCCG
It contains:
- the folB gene encoding dihydroneopterin aldolase → MDRVALRGLRARGYHGVFPHERAEGQTFVVDLVLGLDSRPAAAGDDLTKTVHYGVVAEEVVAVVEGEPVDLIETLAERIAEQCLKHEAVREVEVVVHKPDAPITVPFDDVSITITRSRV
- a CDS encoding nuclear transport factor 2 family protein gives rise to the protein MTPPTDAEQVELANTALYEALERGDQEALERLWLDGDISCVHPGWPVLRGRGEVLRSYALIMANTDYIQFFLTDVEVAVAGDTALVTCTENILSGAPAEEEGQLGPLIGQLVVATNVFRRTPAGWRLWSHHGSPVLAEEDAEEPTEPGGD
- the folP gene encoding dihydropteroate synthase; the protein is MSTLRRPDGPVGLPRWDRCAVMGVVNVTPDSFSDGGQWFDTELAVKHGLDLIAAGADLIDVGGESTRPGASRVDEAEELRRVVPVVRELAAAGAVVSVDTMRASVAEQAVTAGAALVNDVSGGRADPAMVPVVAAAGVPFVVMHWRGQSIDMVRRAVYRDVVAEVVAELRESLDRAVDGGIAPEAIVVDPGLGFAKDAEHDLALVAHLAELRALDRPVLVAASRKRFLGRVLAGPGGSPPPARERDAATAAVTALAAREGAWAVRVHEVRASADAVRVVRAVEGAV